In one Thermococcus sp. 2319x1 genomic region, the following are encoded:
- a CDS encoding cell division protein FtsZ: MRALIIGVGQCGTKIADLFALVNFEALAINTSKSDLEYLKHIPEERRILVGESLTGGKGVNANPVLGREAINRDLPLVMKKISSMVGYSDVDIFFLTFGFGGGTGAGGAPVLAEALKEEYPESLVVAIGALPLKEEGIRPTINAAITIDKLSKVVDSIIAIDNNKLKESTEDISKAYEKINYTIVERIASLLALIDVPGEQTLDASDLKFVLNAFGSFATVGYAKAEANKVKNISRLILKSFENEGLYLEANIESALYGLVAIHGPPELLKAKDIFEALEYLTRKIKGKQIFRGFYPDPREKEIEVVTLLSGIYESKSIEDIVVTAKKYAHAFMKAKEEAETKKKELLTGLPDFDDIYPGEVDERLG, from the coding sequence GTGAGGGCTTTAATCATTGGAGTAGGCCAGTGCGGAACAAAGATAGCCGACCTATTCGCTTTGGTTAATTTTGAAGCACTTGCTATAAACACTTCCAAGAGCGATTTAGAGTATTTAAAGCACATTCCAGAGGAGAGGAGGATACTCGTTGGAGAAAGTTTAACTGGTGGAAAAGGGGTAAATGCCAATCCAGTGCTGGGAAGAGAGGCCATCAATAGAGATTTACCTTTGGTAATGAAAAAAATAAGCTCCATGGTCGGCTACAGCGACGTTGATATCTTCTTTCTAACATTTGGCTTTGGGGGAGGGACTGGGGCCGGAGGAGCCCCGGTTTTAGCGGAGGCACTAAAGGAGGAATACCCCGAGTCTCTTGTAGTTGCCATAGGTGCCCTTCCCTTAAAGGAAGAAGGCATAAGGCCCACAATAAACGCGGCAATAACCATAGACAAGCTCTCTAAGGTAGTTGACTCCATAATAGCGATAGACAACAACAAGCTGAAGGAAAGCACTGAGGACATATCCAAAGCTTATGAAAAGATAAACTACACGATAGTTGAGAGAATAGCCTCCCTTTTGGCTTTAATAGACGTTCCAGGTGAGCAGACGCTTGATGCAAGTGACTTAAAGTTCGTTCTCAACGCCTTTGGAAGCTTTGCAACAGTGGGCTATGCAAAAGCTGAGGCTAATAAAGTCAAAAACATCTCTCGCCTAATCTTGAAGTCCTTTGAAAACGAAGGCCTCTACCTTGAGGCCAACATAGAATCAGCCCTCTATGGGCTGGTTGCCATCCATGGCCCGCCAGAGCTCCTAAAGGCAAAGGACATCTTTGAAGCCCTTGAGTATCTAACAAGAAAGATAAAGGGCAAGCAGATTTTCCGCGGCTTTTATCCGGATCCAAGGGAAAAGGAGATAGAAGTTGTGACACTTTTGAGCGGTATATACGAGAGCAAGAGCATAGAGGATATAGTGGTTACTGCCAAAAAATACGCCCACGCGTTTATGAAAGCAAAGGAAGAAGCCGAAACAAAGAAAAAAGAACTTTTAACTGGATTGCCGGACTTTGACGACATCTACCCGGGTGAGGTTGATGAGAGACTCGGTTGA
- a CDS encoding class III signal peptide-containing protein, protein MKKGQVSLEFLFIFVLFMVLLTFSIRNITFSSEQSSDMLRIQVSEEAKLFANTISNAISQVYAQGPGAKVTEYFTFKYLRDKYFLQKAFGMDGDPYIVVGYQNGTYVMILELNSTLNFTKYNASTNVLFGMVSRQGESETTKKNFFSAPSLYHKDLSNLTVYGDALVSIQYNGTLYSPSILTLNLTPYNGILLFPDVAPTTLEIIVEWNPDKNETWMFNSTSGELRINIKPGG, encoded by the coding sequence ATGAAAAAAGGCCAAGTCTCGCTCGAGTTTCTCTTTATCTTCGTGCTGTTTATGGTACTTCTAACCTTCTCAATTAGGAATATAACCTTCTCAAGCGAGCAGTCTTCGGACATGCTGAGGATTCAGGTCAGTGAAGAGGCAAAGCTGTTCGCGAACACCATTTCCAATGCGATTTCCCAAGTTTACGCCCAGGGGCCGGGGGCTAAGGTCACCGAATACTTTACTTTTAAATACCTCAGGGACAAATACTTCCTCCAAAAAGCCTTTGGAATGGATGGAGATCCCTATATTGTGGTTGGATACCAGAATGGGACGTACGTTATGATACTCGAGCTGAACAGCACCCTAAACTTCACTAAATACAATGCCTCCACAAACGTGCTTTTCGGAATGGTAAGTAGGCAAGGCGAGAGTGAAACAACAAAGAAGAACTTTTTCTCCGCTCCATCACTGTATCACAAGGATTTGAGCAATCTTACGGTGTATGGAGACGCTTTAGTTAGCATTCAATACAACGGAACCCTCTATTCTCCAAGTATCCTAACCCTGAATCTAACCCCTTACAATGGGATATTGCTGTTTCCTGATGTAGCTCCAACAACCTTGGAGATAATTGTGGAGTGGAATCCCGATAAGAACGAAACCTGGATGTTTAACTCAACAAGCGGTGAGCTGAGGATAAACATTAAGCCCGGTGGTTAG
- a CDS encoding DUF2341 domain-containing protein: MRRRGFVLNSAVLVLLIPMLLLLATYEDVSSQIFRAQNERVLVERSFRGVAYFDSDFQRALEISGKRALIAAIDYVTATEEFIKQKMANETLKDLILFGTSEELSGYENLEKIMQNQTIERWLILTREYLLEQGFLIEQSNEEILNNMRITVGVLDSFTIFVKAKIPNITVRDFNGKIVYSGSIPKSGNPTYVFIDIRNLEDPLFPPMTGGRYSRSIRACVYPYPELTGRPVKVLEGKGSSDRSYVLGEFSRSIGEDYIYFGDFYPGDGALAYVLLNGSLELSAPIIVNTSVGGIPISPINVLDEGDAGVLVFRNLSAGSERKGWCALSYNYRVNVTITNPSPTTLTNFQVPITLKLSSNKISLPQTPNIVVYDGDCNPINFWVEKWEKTGNTVDLIIWVRTSISAGSSKTLSIYFDSSAPIEWGDPNLIFEFYEDFEDGNLDGWEFAGPTNWTATTDDARSGSYSAKSGVLSSKRETSCMYRTVTVSGDSELSFWWKVNNNKGILSFYLNNTLKDTTTNTNWQNKTYELSPSSYVIKWCFNTTKRNPKDSDVGYVDLIIIRKAGGSGVSVTSSEVESKPEYPLQPSVAKAYDLQPFLECLLEQRYFGVYNGWSIFERLEGSYDNHEKYEELANKTQDELGISYEDKHYPIGLVSFMIPHDSFDSKLYTLFALGLTARPLKEGQSSADYYFLQYYFGNGNETNGYRMWGVSYGTLDVPYFIFNPPVDLSFIPFFLDNQTAISILSNEAACDLLEGYTCS, translated from the coding sequence ATGAGAAGGAGGGGCTTCGTGCTGAACTCCGCAGTTTTGGTTCTTCTCATCCCCATGTTACTTCTTTTGGCGACTTATGAAGACGTTTCCTCTCAAATATTTCGGGCACAGAACGAGAGAGTTCTCGTGGAGAGGAGCTTCAGGGGGGTTGCTTACTTTGACTCTGACTTTCAGAGGGCACTTGAGATTTCTGGAAAGAGAGCATTAATAGCTGCTATAGACTACGTTACAGCCACTGAAGAATTTATAAAACAGAAAATGGCTAACGAAACCTTGAAGGATTTAATTCTATTTGGAACCAGTGAGGAACTTTCGGGCTATGAGAATTTGGAGAAGATTATGCAAAACCAAACCATTGAAAGGTGGCTTATTTTAACAAGAGAATATCTCCTTGAACAGGGATTTTTGATAGAGCAAAGCAACGAGGAGATATTGAACAACATGAGGATTACTGTTGGTGTTCTTGATTCCTTCACTATTTTCGTAAAGGCAAAGATTCCTAACATAACGGTGAGAGATTTTAACGGCAAGATAGTCTACAGTGGCTCTATCCCAAAGAGTGGCAACCCCACTTATGTGTTTATAGACATTAGAAACCTTGAAGATCCATTATTCCCTCCAATGACGGGGGGAAGGTACTCAAGATCCATCAGGGCATGCGTCTACCCCTATCCGGAGCTAACAGGAAGGCCAGTAAAGGTTCTTGAAGGGAAGGGTAGCAGTGATAGGTCTTATGTTCTTGGAGAATTTTCTAGGAGTATTGGTGAAGATTACATCTACTTCGGTGACTTTTATCCCGGTGATGGTGCTCTCGCTTATGTGCTTTTGAATGGCTCTCTTGAATTGAGCGCTCCAATAATTGTGAACACCAGCGTAGGCGGAATTCCAATCTCCCCTATAAACGTTCTTGACGAGGGTGATGCGGGGGTTTTGGTCTTTAGAAACCTTAGTGCTGGGAGTGAAAGGAAAGGATGGTGTGCTTTAAGCTACAACTACAGGGTTAACGTCACAATAACCAACCCCAGCCCAACAACCCTAACGAACTTTCAGGTTCCAATAACTCTGAAGCTTTCTTCCAATAAAATTTCCTTGCCTCAAACTCCAAACATTGTAGTTTACGATGGGGACTGCAATCCAATTAACTTCTGGGTCGAAAAGTGGGAAAAAACAGGTAACACAGTTGATTTGATAATATGGGTGAGAACCTCTATTTCTGCAGGCTCCAGTAAAACCTTAAGCATATACTTTGATAGTTCAGCTCCAATAGAATGGGGAGATCCAAATCTTATATTTGAATTTTATGAGGACTTTGAGGATGGTAATTTAGATGGATGGGAATTTGCTGGACCTACTAATTGGACTGCGACTACTGATGATGCACGTTCGGGCAGTTACAGTGCGAAAAGTGGCGTTTTATCCAGCAAGAGGGAGACTTCATGTATGTACAGAACTGTTACAGTCTCAGGAGATAGTGAACTTTCTTTCTGGTGGAAGGTTAATAACAACAAGGGCATCCTTTCCTTTTATTTGAATAACACACTAAAAGATACAACCACTAATACGAATTGGCAAAACAAGACTTATGAGCTTTCTCCAAGCTCTTATGTTATAAAATGGTGCTTTAACACTACTAAAAGGAACCCTAAAGATAGTGACGTTGGTTATGTTGATCTGATAATTATAAGAAAAGCAGGGGGATCAGGGGTTTCTGTAACATCTTCTGAGGTGGAATCTAAGCCAGAGTATCCTCTCCAACCCTCTGTCGCAAAAGCCTACGACCTCCAACCTTTCCTCGAATGCCTCTTGGAGCAGAGGTACTTTGGAGTCTACAATGGCTGGTCTATATTTGAGAGACTTGAAGGAAGCTATGATAACCATGAAAAATACGAAGAGCTGGCAAATAAAACCCAAGATGAGCTTGGAATAAGTTATGAAGATAAACATTATCCAATTGGTTTGGTGAGTTTCATGATTCCACACGATTCCTTTGACAGCAAGCTATATACCCTCTTTGCTTTGGGCCTAACGGCTAGGCCATTAAAAGAAGGTCAGAGCAGTGCTGACTACTATTTCCTTCAATATTACTTTGGAAATGGGAATGAGACGAATGGCTATAGAATGTGGGGGGTTTCGTATGGAACACTTGATGTTCCCTACTTTATTTTCAACCCTCCTGTTGATTTGTCTTTCATTCCCTTCTTCCTTGACAATCAAACAGCAATTTCAATCTTAAGTAATGAGGCAGCATGTGACCTGCTTGAGGGCTATACCTGCAGTTAG